A window of Lacibacter sediminis contains these coding sequences:
- a CDS encoding glucuronyl esterase domain-containing protein: MKQLALIFITAFVSNSIAMAQVSVIDSSKYPKLTVFTVQQDQANMMQQLGIIKLRPGKSGNDKDPNHANYDEALANPCPQLPDVLTLKNGKRVTTADIWWKQRRPELIEDFEREVYGRVPKNVPKVTWTVKVLDREVVNRIPVIAKEIIGHVDNSAYPLINVDMKMVLVVPANVKGPVPVLIMFGRPVLPAPAQPSPDDLEKINAAYKEMMIKSDPSMKEIFEKYPAYQPITRLPAPNFFAPAKADEELTPQERLLAAGWGYVTIDPATIQPDNGAGLTRGIIGLTNMGQPRKPDQWGALRAWGWGASRALDYLETEPLVNAKQVGIEGVSRYGKAALVTMAFDQRFAVGLIGSSGKGGATLHRRVFGESVENLTGGGGYHWMAGNYLKYGTEESGFGKKTGCDLPVDSHELISLCAPRLTFISYGIPEKGDANWLDQKGSYQATIAAGTVFKLLGAKDLGVSNDHLTEKMPPMLTDMLNGHLAWRQHDGGHTDAPNFKFFIPWASKWLNYEKKTP, translated from the coding sequence ATGAAACAACTTGCTTTGATTTTCATAACTGCTTTTGTCAGCAACTCGATCGCTATGGCACAGGTTTCGGTGATTGACAGCAGCAAATATCCAAAGCTCACTGTGTTTACGGTGCAGCAAGATCAGGCGAATATGATGCAGCAACTGGGAATAATAAAATTACGTCCCGGTAAAAGTGGTAATGACAAAGATCCCAACCACGCAAACTACGATGAGGCATTGGCGAATCCTTGTCCGCAGTTGCCTGATGTGCTTACACTAAAGAATGGAAAGAGAGTTACAACGGCTGATATTTGGTGGAAGCAACGCCGGCCTGAATTGATTGAAGATTTTGAACGTGAAGTGTATGGCCGTGTTCCCAAGAATGTTCCGAAAGTAACTTGGACAGTAAAGGTGCTCGACCGGGAAGTGGTGAATCGTATTCCAGTTATTGCAAAGGAAATAATCGGGCATGTAGATAACAGCGCCTATCCATTGATCAATGTTGATATGAAAATGGTGCTTGTTGTTCCCGCAAATGTAAAAGGCCCTGTTCCGGTGTTGATCATGTTTGGTCGTCCTGTATTACCTGCGCCTGCACAACCATCGCCTGATGATTTGGAAAAAATAAATGCCGCTTACAAAGAAATGATGATCAAGTCTGATCCATCAATGAAAGAAATCTTTGAAAAGTATCCGGCGTATCAACCCATCACCCGTCTCCCCGCTCCTAACTTTTTTGCACCAGCGAAAGCAGATGAAGAATTAACGCCACAAGAAAGATTGTTAGCCGCTGGCTGGGGTTATGTTACCATCGATCCTGCAACAATACAACCGGATAATGGAGCAGGTCTAACAAGAGGCATTATCGGTTTAACCAATATGGGACAGCCACGCAAACCCGATCAATGGGGTGCATTGCGTGCATGGGGTTGGGGCGCAAGTCGTGCATTGGATTATTTAGAAACAGAACCTCTGGTGAATGCAAAGCAAGTTGGCATCGAAGGTGTATCTCGTTATGGTAAAGCTGCATTGGTAACAATGGCATTCGATCAACGCTTTGCAGTTGGTTTAATTGGTTCATCAGGAAAAGGTGGTGCAACATTACATCGTCGTGTGTTTGGTGAGTCAGTTGAAAACTTAACCGGCGGTGGTGGCTATCATTGGATGGCAGGTAACTATTTAAAATACGGAACAGAAGAATCAGGCTTTGGTAAAAAAACAGGTTGTGATTTACCGGTTGATTCGCATGAACTGATTTCCTTGTGTGCACCACGATTGACATTTATCAGCTATGGCATTCCCGAAAAAGGTGATGCGAATTGGCTTGATCAGAAAGGAAGTTACCAGGCAACTATTGCTGCCGGTACAGTCTTCAAATTACTCGGCGCAAAAGATCTTGGTGTGAGCAACGATCATTTAACAGAAAAAATGCCACCGATGCTCACCGATATGTTGAATGGACATTTGGCATGGCGACAACATGATGGTGGACATACCGATGCGCCGAATTTTAAATTCTTTATACCATGGGCAAGCAAATGGTTGAATTATGAAAAGAAAACACCATAA
- a CDS encoding Gfo/Idh/MocA family protein, giving the protein MSQQHSRRKFLQQIGLAGLSLPLLSANNSCNEQQSKQRSVQQKKEGKLGIALVGLGGYAGGQLAPALQQTEHCYLAGIVTGTPSKIPVWKEKYNIPDKNIYNYDNYDSIKDNPDIDIIYVVLPNSMHAEYTVRGFAAGKHVICEKPMAITVADCDKMIAASKKAGKQLAIGYRLQFEPHNLEMMRLGTTKVYGDIKKMTAGFGFTIGDPTQWRLKKDLAGGGPMQDLGIYCVQGICYTTGMVPIAVTAQEGPKTIADKFKEVEQSLKWQFEMPNGLIAEGEASYGSSMNFLRAEAEKGMFELSPAYNYGGLRGKTSEGPMNITNINQQAKQMDGIALSMMKNQLSIVPGEMGRRDVQVITAVYEAMTTGKKIKIQ; this is encoded by the coding sequence ATGAGTCAGCAACATTCACGAAGGAAGTTTTTACAACAGATCGGCTTGGCAGGTTTGAGTCTTCCATTACTTTCTGCCAACAATTCATGTAATGAACAACAATCAAAACAACGTTCCGTGCAACAGAAGAAAGAAGGAAAACTAGGCATCGCCTTAGTGGGTCTCGGTGGTTATGCAGGCGGACAATTAGCACCTGCATTGCAGCAAACTGAACATTGTTATCTCGCAGGTATCGTTACCGGAACGCCTTCGAAAATTCCTGTGTGGAAAGAGAAATATAATATTCCGGACAAGAATATTTACAACTACGACAATTATGATTCCATAAAAGACAATCCGGATATTGATATTATCTACGTCGTTCTTCCGAACAGTATGCATGCAGAATATACCGTACGTGGTTTTGCGGCAGGCAAACATGTGATCTGTGAAAAGCCAATGGCAATTACTGTGGCTGATTGTGATAAAATGATTGCTGCATCAAAGAAGGCCGGTAAGCAATTAGCTATTGGTTATAGGCTTCAGTTTGAACCGCACAATCTAGAAATGATGCGGTTGGGTACAACAAAGGTTTATGGTGATATCAAAAAAATGACCGCAGGATTTGGTTTTACAATTGGTGATCCTACGCAGTGGCGATTGAAAAAAGATTTAGCTGGCGGTGGTCCCATGCAGGATTTGGGTATTTATTGTGTACAGGGTATTTGTTACACAACAGGTATGGTACCAATTGCAGTTACAGCACAGGAAGGCCCTAAAACAATAGCAGATAAATTCAAAGAAGTGGAACAGTCACTTAAATGGCAATTTGAAATGCCCAATGGTTTAATTGCAGAAGGTGAAGCAAGCTATGGAAGCTCTATGAACTTTTTAAGAGCAGAAGCGGAGAAGGGAATGTTTGAATTATCGCCAGCTTATAACTACGGAGGATTGAGAGGAAAAACATCTGAAGGCCCGATGAATATTACAAACATTAATCAGCAGGCAAAACAAATGGATGGCATTGCCCTGTCAATGATGAAAAATCAACTATCTATTGTTCCGGGCGAAATGGGACGAAGAGATGTTCAAGTAATCACAGCTGTCTATGAAGCAATGACAACCGGAAAGAAAATAAAAATTCAATAA